Proteins from a genomic interval of Ramlibacter algicola:
- the lptA gene encoding lipopolysaccharide transport periplasmic protein LptA, whose amino-acid sequence MKPTLLPVVLASCLLLPLAASAEKADRDKPMNVEADALRYDDLRQVSVFTGRVVLTKGTILIRGARLEVRQDPDGYQYGVVTAAPGTRAFYRQKREGLDEWIEGEGKTIDYDGKADRVKFIDNAEMRRLRGTQIADEMTGSLITYENTTDVFTVDGGPASPRPGGRVRAVLAPRDGASAPAAAGSAPRAAVRNPQVPPAQLKPSPGLSGEPK is encoded by the coding sequence ATGAAACCCACCCTGCTGCCCGTCGTTTTGGCGTCCTGCCTCCTGTTGCCACTGGCGGCCAGCGCCGAGAAGGCCGACCGCGACAAGCCGATGAACGTCGAGGCCGACGCGCTGCGCTACGACGACCTGCGCCAGGTCAGCGTCTTCACCGGCCGCGTCGTGCTCACCAAGGGCACGATCCTCATCCGTGGCGCACGCCTGGAGGTGCGGCAGGATCCGGACGGCTACCAGTACGGCGTCGTGACCGCCGCGCCGGGCACGCGCGCCTTCTACCGGCAGAAGCGCGAAGGCCTGGACGAGTGGATCGAGGGCGAGGGCAAGACGATCGACTACGACGGCAAGGCTGATCGCGTGAAGTTCATCGACAACGCCGAGATGCGCCGCCTGCGCGGCACGCAGATCGCCGACGAGATGACCGGCAGCCTGATCACCTACGAGAACACCACCGACGTGTTCACCGTCGACGGCGGCCCGGCGTCGCCGCGCCCCGGCGGCCGCGTCCGCGCGGTGCTCGCGCCGCGCGACGGCGCCTCCGCGCCCGCGGCGGCAGGCAGCGCCCCGCGCGCCGCCGTGCGCAACCCGCAGGTCCCGCCGGCGCAGCTCAAGCCCAGCCCCGGCCTGTCGGGGGAGCCCAAGTGA
- the lptB gene encoding LPS export ABC transporter ATP-binding protein, producing the protein MESGAVAETGAAATPARSRLEARHLQKTYGSRKVVKDVSLGVDKGEVVGLLGPNGAGKTTSFYMIVGLVRADAGEISIDGQPVEHMPIHRRSRLGLSYLPQEASIFRKLNVADNVRAVLELQHDPDGKPLSHEAIEERLTALLQDLRVDHLRDSPALALSGGERRRVEIARALATQPRFILLDEPFAGIDPIAVIEIQRIIGFLKSRGIGVLITDHNVRETLGICDHAYIISDGEVLAQGTPADIVNNADVRRVYLGEHFRM; encoded by the coding sequence ATCGAGTCCGGGGCCGTCGCCGAGACCGGCGCGGCCGCGACGCCGGCACGCAGCCGGCTCGAAGCGCGCCACCTGCAGAAGACCTACGGCAGCCGCAAGGTGGTCAAGGACGTCTCGCTCGGCGTCGACAAGGGTGAGGTCGTCGGCCTGCTGGGCCCCAACGGCGCGGGCAAGACGACGTCGTTCTACATGATCGTCGGCCTGGTGCGCGCCGACGCCGGCGAGATCTCGATCGACGGCCAGCCGGTGGAGCACATGCCGATCCACCGCCGCTCGCGGCTGGGGCTGTCGTACCTGCCGCAGGAAGCGTCGATCTTCCGCAAGCTCAACGTCGCCGACAACGTGCGCGCGGTGCTCGAGCTGCAGCATGACCCCGACGGCAAGCCGCTCTCGCACGAGGCGATCGAGGAGCGCTTGACGGCGCTGCTGCAGGACCTGCGGGTCGACCACCTGCGCGACTCGCCCGCGCTGGCGCTGTCGGGCGGCGAGCGGCGCCGGGTCGAGATCGCGCGCGCGCTCGCGACGCAGCCGCGCTTCATCCTGCTGGACGAACCGTTCGCGGGCATCGACCCGATCGCGGTGATCGAGATCCAGCGAATCATCGGCTTCCTCAAGTCGCGCGGCATCGGCGTGCTGATCACCGACCACAACGTGCGCGAGACGCTGGGCATCTGCGACCACGCGTACATCATCAGCGACGGCGAGGTGCTGGCGCAGGGAACGCCGGCGGACATCGTCAACAACGCGGACGTGCGGCGGGTCTACCTCGGCGAACACTTCCGCATGTGA